From Spirochaetales bacterium, a single genomic window includes:
- the amrB gene encoding AmmeMemoRadiSam system protein B: protein MRKLRRNYNVRIGFFIVAGMISILHLVSCGGEKTKDGVSVSPRMPDGEANVLVSRLAGTWYNERSAQLETGIRAFFEMVPRGGYRHVSGLILPHAGYAYSGKVAAIGVKQIEGKQFHRVVILGPSHRYPMENNVSVPPFTHYRTPLGDIPLDREFIERLKTSVFVKSIRKVHEYEHSIQIQLPFLQVAIGEFLLVPVIVGRLNAYTADTIAALLLSLVDEETLVAVSSDFIHFGPNYGYLPFTDDVERNIEKLDMEACDYILRKDPAGFRSFCERTGATICGRDAIEILLSMCGPETEPLLLDYETSGKITGDMTNSVSYASFVITGGWKKPENVPSEPISGVLSEIEQGDLLLLARKTLEYYMEYKEMPEPEGLGIGISPAMEAIRGAFVTLSKDGRLKGCIGDVFPLSPLYKVVMKHAVNAAVHDTRFQPVTKDEVGELEIEISVLTMPQPVDSYKEIVIGRQGIVLSKMDRSAVFLPQVAPQQGWGLEETLANLALKAGLPGDSWKDGCEFFVFEADVFKEGHDLRP, encoded by the coding sequence ATGAGAAAATTAAGACGCAATTATAATGTACGGATCGGGTTTTTTATTGTCGCCGGTATGATTTCGATATTACACCTTGTATCGTGCGGCGGGGAAAAGACTAAAGACGGCGTGAGTGTGTCACCGCGTATGCCGGACGGCGAGGCAAATGTGCTTGTTTCCAGGCTGGCCGGCACCTGGTATAATGAAAGAAGCGCGCAGCTTGAAACCGGGATCCGGGCCTTTTTTGAAATGGTTCCCCGCGGCGGCTACCGTCATGTGAGCGGGCTTATTCTTCCCCATGCGGGGTATGCCTATTCGGGCAAGGTGGCGGCCATTGGCGTGAAACAGATCGAAGGAAAACAATTTCACCGTGTCGTCATTCTCGGGCCTTCGCACAGATACCCCATGGAAAACAATGTGAGTGTTCCCCCGTTTACCCATTACAGAACGCCCCTGGGCGACATTCCTTTGGATAGAGAGTTCATCGAACGGCTTAAAACATCGGTTTTTGTCAAAAGTATCAGAAAGGTACATGAATACGAACACAGTATACAGATTCAGCTTCCGTTTCTCCAGGTCGCGATCGGCGAGTTTCTCCTGGTACCGGTCATTGTGGGCCGTTTGAATGCCTATACGGCGGATACCATTGCCGCGCTTCTGCTTTCACTTGTCGATGAGGAGACACTTGTCGCGGTGAGTTCGGATTTCATTCACTTCGGTCCGAATTACGGATATCTCCCTTTTACCGACGATGTCGAACGAAATATCGAAAAGCTCGATATGGAAGCCTGTGATTATATTCTCAGAAAGGACCCGGCGGGATTTCGTTCTTTTTGCGAGCGTACCGGCGCGACGATATGCGGGAGAGACGCGATAGAAATACTCCTTTCAATGTGCGGACCTGAGACCGAGCCGCTTCTCCTGGATTATGAAACGTCGGGGAAAATAACAGGGGATATGACGAACTCGGTGAGTTACGCTAGCTTTGTCATTACCGGCGGGTGGAAGAAGCCCGAGAATGTTCCGTCCGAACCGATATCCGGGGTCCTTTCGGAAATCGAACAGGGGGATCTCCTGCTTCTTGCGCGCAAGACCCTCGAGTATTACATGGAATACAAAGAAATGCCCGAACCGGAAGGGCTGGGAATCGGGATAAGTCCGGCCATGGAAGCCATACGGGGCGCCTTTGTCACCTTAAGCAAAGACGGCCGGCTTAAGGGGTGTATCGGCGATGTTTTTCCGCTTTCACCGCTGTATAAGGTGGTGATGAAACACGCCGTGAACGCCGCCGTGCATGACACCCGGTTTCAACCCGTTACGAAGGACGAAGTGGGGGAACTGGAAATCGAAATATCGGTGCTCACCATGCCGCAGCCCGTTGACTCATACAAGGAAATAGTGATCGGCAGGCAAGGGATTGTTCTTTCGAAGATGGATCGTTCGGCGGTATTCCTTCCGCAGGTCGCACCCCAGCAGGGGTGGGGGCTGGAAGAGACACTTGCCAATCTTGCCTTGAAAGCGGGGCTTCCCGGCGATTCGTGGAAGGACGGGTGCGAGTTTTTCGTATTTGAAGCCGACGTATTCAAGGAGGGACATGACCTTCGTCCATAG
- the amrS gene encoding AmmeMemoRadiSam system radical SAM enzyme produces the protein MNVQCDLCPKACIIPPGRRGECRIRVNRDGKLCAVTYGYPCAVHKDPIEKKPIFHMLPGSWIFSLATAGCNLHCKNCQNWEISQADPEDVPAYHLPPESIPAIARRDGCASVAYTYTDPVVFYEYTLQGSVLAHEAGLYNVLVTAGYINEAPLDHLLPYIDAANIDLKALSDSFYREICDATLKPVLNTLIRAKQAGVLVEVTNLVIPTLNDSDEDIRGLCRWIAGYMGRETPLHFSRFFPHYRLRHLPPTPLDTLERARGIARENGLYHVYIGNILAPDAENTRCHKCGGLLVGRRGYVILENNITQGQCPWCGEEVYGIWE, from the coding sequence ATGAATGTTCAGTGTGATTTATGTCCAAAAGCCTGTATTATCCCTCCCGGACGGCGGGGTGAATGCAGAATCCGCGTTAACAGAGACGGGAAGCTTTGCGCCGTAACCTACGGATACCCGTGTGCGGTTCATAAAGACCCGATTGAGAAAAAACCGATTTTTCACATGCTTCCCGGTTCATGGATATTCTCACTCGCAACCGCTGGCTGCAATCTGCATTGTAAAAACTGTCAAAACTGGGAGATTTCCCAGGCCGATCCCGAGGATGTTCCCGCCTATCATCTTCCTCCCGAATCGATCCCGGCGATAGCGCGCCGTGACGGATGTGCGTCCGTCGCCTACACCTATACGGATCCTGTTGTCTTTTACGAATATACACTGCAAGGCAGCGTTCTTGCGCACGAGGCGGGGCTTTATAACGTTCTCGTGACGGCGGGCTATATCAACGAGGCTCCCCTTGACCATCTTCTCCCCTATATCGATGCGGCAAACATCGACCTGAAAGCCTTATCCGATTCCTTTTACCGGGAGATCTGCGATGCAACCCTGAAACCGGTCCTCAACACCCTCATCCGGGCGAAACAGGCGGGGGTTCTCGTCGAGGTGACAAACCTTGTGATTCCCACACTCAACGACAGTGACGAGGATATACGCGGTCTTTGCCGCTGGATTGCAGGCTATATGGGAAGGGAAACCCCCCTTCATTTTTCACGGTTTTTCCCCCACTACCGGCTTCGTCATCTTCCGCCCACACCGCTCGATACGCTGGAACGCGCCCGCGGGATTGCCCGGGAAAACGGCCTTTATCATGTGTATATCGGAAACATACTCGCCCCCGACGCGGAAAATACCCGATGTCACAAGTGCGGCGGACTGCTTGTGGGCCGGAGGGGGTATGTCATTCTGGAAAACAATATCACGCAGGGTCAATGTCCCTGGTGCGGGGAGGAGGTTTACGGAATATGGGAATAG
- a CDS encoding family 16 glycosylhydrolase: protein MKNILLAGFIIFLPISGCVTSGPPETGSPWQLVWNDEFDGNKIDRKKWTFDTGNGFWSGDEWVAGWGNAELQYYTDNPQNVSVENGLLTIRAIKERVTGKAGAKEESFSYTSSKLTTKGLFGKVYGKFEFRARFPKGKGLWPALWMMPETNQYGGWAASGEIDIFEGHGSDTSRTSAVLHFGAEWPDNKFAGDTYVFPDGGSTTDFHTYALEWEPGEMRWYVDDKLILTQNRWFTKRGTYPAPFNRKFYIIMNMAVGGTFDGNPDESTPFPAVMQVDHVRVYELKGGAYPVHPKPPDEIPPEPRPAAARPPLEDGNEVYNNTFTLDDPDIRDNAGLPGTAYWFFLHLPEFGGDGRLSIEKDGSRNVARIDIDKAGNQPYSIQLIQRVPLVKGHTYRARFSAKSSGARPIQVKINGDEDNSWVAYSNIERIELEDEWKDYSFTFVMSYKTDLEARYEFNVGLDDKSVWIADIRLEEDQ from the coding sequence ATGAAAAATATCCTGCTTGCGGGATTTATCATTTTTTTGCCGATATCAGGCTGTGTAACGTCCGGACCGCCTGAAACCGGAAGTCCCTGGCAACTTGTCTGGAACGACGAGTTTGACGGCAACAAAATCGACAGGAAAAAATGGACATTCGATACCGGGAACGGTTTCTGGTCGGGCGATGAATGGGTCGCCGGATGGGGAAACGCGGAACTCCAGTATTATACGGATAATCCGCAAAATGTATCCGTTGAAAACGGGCTGCTCACCATACGGGCCATAAAGGAACGTGTTACGGGGAAAGCGGGAGCAAAGGAGGAGAGCTTTTCCTATACATCGTCAAAACTGACGACAAAAGGGCTGTTCGGCAAAGTGTACGGAAAGTTCGAGTTTCGCGCGCGTTTTCCCAAAGGAAAGGGGTTATGGCCGGCCCTCTGGATGATGCCCGAAACGAATCAGTACGGCGGCTGGGCCGCTTCCGGTGAAATCGATATTTTCGAAGGCCACGGAAGCGATACGTCACGTACTTCCGCGGTACTCCATTTCGGTGCGGAATGGCCGGATAATAAATTCGCGGGCGATACCTACGTGTTTCCCGACGGCGGTTCGACGACGGACTTTCATACCTACGCACTTGAATGGGAACCGGGTGAAATGAGGTGGTATGTGGACGATAAACTCATTCTCACCCAAAACCGGTGGTTTACAAAACGGGGAACCTACCCCGCGCCATTCAACAGGAAATTCTACATTATCATGAACATGGCGGTGGGCGGCACATTTGACGGTAATCCCGATGAATCGACCCCCTTCCCCGCCGTCATGCAGGTCGACCACGTCCGCGTCTACGAACTAAAAGGCGGCGCATATCCAGTGCATCCGAAACCGCCGGACGAGATCCCCCCGGAGCCGCGGCCCGCCGCCGCCCGCCCCCCGCTCGAAGACGGCAATGAGGTCTACAACAACACGTTCACACTCGATGATCCGGATATACGGGACAACGCGGGACTCCCCGGAACCGCATACTGGTTTTTTCTCCACCTTCCGGAGTTTGGCGGGGACGGCAGACTCTCAATAGAAAAGGACGGCAGCCGCAATGTTGCGCGGATCGATATCGATAAGGCCGGCAATCAACCATATTCGATTCAGCTAATCCAGCGTGTTCCGCTTGTCAAAGGCCATACCTACAGGGCGCGTTTCAGTGCGAAGTCTTCCGGCGCCCGGCCGATACAGGTAAAAATAAACGGGGATGAGGACAACAGCTGGGTGGCTTATTCGAATATCGAACGGATCGAACTCGAAGACGAATGGAAGGATTATTCATTTACCTTTGTGATGTCCTATAAAACGGACCTCGAAGCGCGATATGAGTTCAATGTGGGGCTTGACGATAAAAGCGTCTGGATCGCGGATATCCGGCTCGAAGAAGATCAATGA
- a CDS encoding PAS domain S-box protein — MVKGAPHHFLKTVSNPAALFSVKGILVTMNEGFKALFGVTDPALLENNFNILKDAPWKNETEITEKLKRLFRGETVCVRRVKTPLSVCDKRFGLKKTDDIVLSITAFPVLPEKGGISYVVFVFNDISDIHEKQTLIEESEKRYRSLMEALPDLLFCVAPDQTVLFVNNYSAKMFSATPEQILGKKLSELFSPQVFERMWERIETVFRTGEGLHTENRSDFLGTFVWLDTWLVPLFDKQGKTYAIMGVSRDITEKVQYRDELEKTRNLESLGILAGGIAHDFNNILAAIQCNLSLLLRECASCSEKYPLLEQTCKAAEGAKRLTEQLLTFSKGGAPVKEESPIGELIKDSTGFVAHGSNVRFEYNIEDDIWPCEVDAGQISQVLQNLAINALQAMPGGGVVSVSAKNAVLENGHPSGKKGRFLCVSLRDRGTGIPEEYLEKVFIPFFTTKTTGNGLGLSICYSIIKRHGGFISLESKEGEGTTVHFFLPAGVGSVPEKKEELDASAGIEKKGKRILVIDDEAMVRMAMENSLGYLGCEPVVARNGDEGIALFQAYREKEKPFHAVILDLTIPGSGGGSTIIGELKKIDPEINAIVTSGFSNSPVLASPGSYGFKAVLRKPFTIKELEMALDKVLCR; from the coding sequence TTGGTCAAAGGAGCACCGCATCATTTTTTGAAAACTGTTTCCAATCCGGCCGCCCTTTTTTCCGTGAAAGGTATCCTTGTAACAATGAATGAGGGGTTCAAGGCCCTGTTCGGTGTCACGGATCCGGCACTTCTGGAAAATAACTTTAACATTCTTAAGGATGCCCCCTGGAAAAACGAGACCGAAATCACGGAAAAGCTGAAACGTTTGTTTCGCGGAGAGACAGTCTGTGTCCGCCGGGTTAAGACCCCCCTGTCCGTGTGTGACAAACGGTTCGGCCTGAAAAAAACGGACGACATTGTTCTTTCGATAACCGCGTTTCCCGTTCTCCCCGAAAAGGGAGGAATATCATATGTCGTTTTTGTTTTTAACGATATAAGCGACATACATGAAAAACAGACACTTATTGAAGAGAGCGAGAAACGCTACAGGTCCCTGATGGAAGCCCTGCCGGACTTGTTGTTCTGTGTGGCGCCCGACCAGACGGTACTTTTTGTCAATAATTATTCTGCGAAAATGTTCAGTGCCACACCGGAACAGATTCTCGGGAAAAAACTTTCCGAACTCTTTTCCCCGCAAGTATTCGAACGGATGTGGGAGCGAATCGAAACGGTGTTCAGGACCGGAGAGGGGCTGCATACCGAAAACCGGTCGGATTTTTTGGGGACGTTTGTCTGGCTGGACACATGGCTCGTTCCTCTCTTCGACAAACAGGGGAAGACCTACGCGATTATGGGTGTGTCCCGCGATATTACGGAAAAGGTGCAATACCGTGACGAATTGGAAAAAACCCGCAATCTTGAATCGCTTGGTATCCTCGCTGGGGGAATTGCCCATGATTTCAATAATATTCTCGCTGCGATCCAGTGCAATCTGTCCCTCCTTCTCCGGGAATGCGCTTCCTGCAGTGAAAAGTATCCGCTTTTGGAACAGACCTGTAAAGCGGCGGAGGGGGCAAAGCGCCTGACCGAGCAATTACTCACCTTTTCAAAAGGCGGCGCGCCGGTCAAGGAGGAGTCACCGATCGGTGAACTCATCAAGGATTCGACCGGTTTTGTCGCGCATGGCTCGAACGTCCGGTTCGAATATAACATCGAAGATGATATCTGGCCGTGTGAGGTCGATGCCGGACAGATCAGTCAGGTATTGCAAAATCTGGCGATCAACGCTCTCCAGGCCATGCCCGGCGGCGGCGTGGTGTCGGTAAGCGCCAAAAATGCCGTTTTAGAAAACGGCCATCCGTCAGGGAAAAAGGGCCGTTTTTTATGTGTTTCATTGCGCGATCGGGGGACAGGTATTCCCGAGGAATATCTCGAAAAGGTTTTTATTCCCTTTTTTACGACGAAAACGACCGGGAACGGACTGGGGCTTTCCATCTGTTATTCCATAATCAAGCGGCACGGCGGATTTATCAGTCTGGAATCGAAAGAGGGGGAAGGAACGACGGTTCATTTTTTTCTGCCCGCCGGCGTCGGGAGTGTCCCGGAAAAAAAGGAAGAACTCGATGCGTCTGCCGGTATCGAAAAAAAAGGAAAACGAATTCTCGTGATCGATGATGAAGCAATGGTCCGTATGGCAATGGAAAACAGCCTGGGTTATCTGGGATGTGAACCGGTCGTTGCGCGTAACGGCGATGAAGGGATTGCGCTTTTTCAGGCATACCGTGAAAAAGAGAAGCCGTTTCACGCGGTAATTCTGGATTTGACCATACCGGGAAGCGGGGGCGGCAGTACCATTATCGGGGAGTTGAAAAAAATCGATCCGGAAATCAACGCAATCGTGACAAGCGGTTTTTCAAACAGCCCCGTCCTGGCTTCTCCGGGCTCCTATGGGTTCAAGGCGGTACTCAGGAAACCGTTTACCATCAAAGAGTTGGAAATGGCGCTTGATAAAGTGTTGTGTCGATAG